From one Flavobacteriales bacterium genomic stretch:
- a CDS encoding ankyrin repeat domain-containing protein — protein MHRRRFLATTALGLPFISGAPLLAQDAMKPAKPTQIAPDLVKEFVRVGHNNLPEVQRMLKEHPGLLNASWDVGGGDFETALDGAGHVGDREIAEYLISQGARANIFVLTMLGHTTAVRNMLAAFPNLLRSTGPHGLTLLHHATRGGEPAKELLEHIQGLGLSEMKFPMP, from the coding sequence ATGCACCGCCGCCGCTTCCTCGCCACCACCGCTCTTGGACTTCCCTTCATCAGCGGCGCCCCTTTGCTCGCGCAAGACGCCATGAAACCCGCCAAGCCCACGCAAATCGCGCCGGATCTGGTGAAGGAGTTCGTGCGCGTTGGCCACAACAACCTGCCGGAGGTGCAGCGCATGCTGAAGGAGCACCCCGGCCTGCTGAACGCGAGCTGGGACGTGGGTGGCGGCGACTTCGAAACGGCCTTGGATGGCGCAGGGCATGTGGGGGATCGCGAGATCGCAGAGTACCTCATCAGCCAAGGAGCGCGCGCGAACATCTTCGTGCTCACGATGCTCGGGCACACGACCGCAGTAAGGAACATGCTCGCGGCCTTCCCGAATCTGCTTCGCTCAACGGGTCCGCACGGGCTCACGCTCTTGCATCATGCGACGCGCGGCGGTGAACCGGCGAAGGAGCTGCTGGAGCATATCCAAGGGCTTGGGCTTTCGGAGATGAAGTTCCCGATGCCCTAA
- a CDS encoding T9SS type A sorting domain-containing protein — protein sequence MALTLPPTGGLLSAFAIVLSASTAMSQNGWLHATSTWTETYAYFDGSYLHHSVFVIQLDGDTMIGGQDYQRLRRTGTDTLWAIGGTDPFAIVPIDQYLGALREDTVQQQWWVVFSGFLNEELLYDFGLIEGQVLSGTFGDCAENYVVGPVDSVQVGSTWHRRFHFSPWDRYIIEGIGMSSGLFGHLCLFIEEYGCLLTYAIHDDELVVDGCGSLALSVAEPGSDRPAEPFPNPVIDACVLGSAAAGQLVSVLDAAGRVVAMHRAGGHGELDLAALPSGTYLLRLTNRCHRVLKL from the coding sequence ATGGCTTTGACCCTGCCACCCACCGGAGGCCTTCTCAGCGCGTTTGCGATCGTGCTAAGCGCCAGTACCGCCATGTCCCAGAATGGCTGGTTGCACGCCACGTCCACGTGGACGGAGACATACGCATACTTCGACGGGAGCTACCTTCATCATTCCGTCTTCGTCATCCAGCTCGATGGCGACACAATGATCGGTGGCCAGGACTACCAGCGCCTGCGACGCACGGGCACTGACACACTCTGGGCGATCGGGGGCACGGATCCCTTCGCCATCGTTCCCATCGATCAGTACCTCGGTGCCTTGCGCGAGGACACCGTGCAGCAGCAATGGTGGGTGGTCTTCTCCGGATTCCTGAACGAGGAACTGCTCTACGACTTCGGCCTCATCGAAGGCCAGGTGCTCAGCGGCACCTTCGGCGATTGCGCCGAGAACTATGTGGTGGGTCCGGTCGACTCGGTGCAGGTTGGCAGCACATGGCATAGGCGCTTCCACTTCAGCCCCTGGGACCGTTACATCATTGAAGGCATAGGCATGAGCAGCGGTTTGTTCGGCCACCTCTGCCTGTTCATTGAGGAATACGGATGTCTGCTCACCTACGCCATTCATGACGATGAACTGGTCGTGGATGGTTGCGGATCCCTTGCCTTGTCTGTCGCGGAGCCGGGTAGCGATCGACCGGCTGAACCATTCCCAAATCCCGTGATCGACGCCTGCGTTCTTGGCAGTGCCGCTGCCGGCCAGCTGGTCAGCGTGCTTGATGCCGCCGGCCGTGTGGTCGCGATGCACCGGGCAGGCGGTCATGGGGAACTTGATCTGGCCGCACTGCCATCGGGCACCTACCTGCTTCGGCTGACCAACCGTTGCCATCGTGTGCTGAAGTTGTAA